A region of Saimiri boliviensis isolate mSaiBol1 chromosome 8, mSaiBol1.pri, whole genome shotgun sequence DNA encodes the following proteins:
- the ZNF589 gene encoding LOW QUALITY PROTEIN: zinc finger protein 589 (The sequence of the model RefSeq protein was modified relative to this genomic sequence to represent the inferred CDS: inserted 4 bases in 3 codons; deleted 1 base in 1 codon; substituted 2 bases at 2 genomic stop codons): protein MSHHSAVSPSCDSSGNFLSSAESKPEVHTCPSCPVVFGSQQFLSQDELHNHPIPGFYAGNQXHPGNPCQEDQPQAXHCSAKNHRGAEAKDQRVEGGVRPLFWSINERGTLVGFSSLFQRPPVSSQGGNRMLEIQLSLAQDASSEVVDRISKKAKTPGFRAVRFGEYALAFSQKSNLFRQKAVTAEKSSDKXQSQVCRGCGXGFSGKSQLIRHQRTHTGEKSYVYGECGXGFSRKSHLSPHRRTHTREKPFMCTVCGQGVRNKSHLIQHQRIHTEDTPYVCRNNGRSFVRRSCLIKHQRIHSGASLLMQCRKPARAPQPFWRHASLGLQRGYVSLANH, encoded by the exons atgagtcaccac AGCGCAGTCAGCCCTTCCTGTGACTCTTCTGGGAACTTTCTCTCTTCAGCAGAATCAAAGCCAGAAGTCCATACCTGTCCCTCTTGTCCCGTGGTCTTTGGCAGTCAGCAATTCCTTAGCCAAGATGAGCTACACAATCATCCTATTCCAGGATTTTATGCAGGAAATC CCCACCCAGGAAATCCCTGCCAGGAGGATCAGCCACAGGC ACATTGTTCTGCTAAAAATCACAGG GGAGCTGAAGCAAAAGATCAACGAGTGGAAGGAGGTGTTAGACCCTTGTTTTGGAGTATAAATGAGAGGGGGACTTTAGTGGGTTTCTCTAGCCTGTTCCAGAGACCACCAGTAAGCTCTCAGGGAGGCAACAGAATGTTAGAGATACAGCTCAGTCTAGCCCAGGATGCAAGCTCTGAGGTAGTAGACAGAATTTCCAAGAAGGCAAAAACCCCAGGGTTTAGAGCGGTAAGGTTTGGAGAGTATGCACTAGCTTTTAGCCAGAAGTCAAACCTGTTCAGACAGAAGGCAGTCACAGCGGAAAAATCTTCAGACA AGCAGTCACAGGTGTGCAGGGGGTGTGGGTGAGGCTTCAGCGGGAAGTCACAGCTCATCAGACACCAGAGGACGCACACAGGAGAAAAGTCTTATGTCTATGGAGAGTGTGGGTGAGGCTTTAGCCGCAAGTCACACCTCAGCCCACATCGGAGGACACACACAAGGGAGAAGCCATTTATGTGCACGGTGTGTGGGCAAGGCGTTCGTAACAAGTCACACCTCATTCAGCACCAGAGAATTCACACAGAGGATACGCCTTACGTGTGTAGGAACAACGGCCGAAGCTTTGTGAGGAGATCATGCCTCATCAAACACCAGAGGATACATTCAG GAGCTTCTCTGCTGATGCAGTGCAGGAAGCCTGCAAGAGCCCCTCAGCCTTTCTGGCGGCATGCAAGTCTGGGACTGCAAAGGGGTTATGTCTCCCTGGCAAATCACTGA